TTATAACTCGGGCAATGAATAGTTGTTTTAGACTGTATAGCAAAGCAGAAAACAGCCCATTCAGATGTACTTCATCACCCAGATTAACTTTAAATGAATGAAACTGAATTTTGTAGTGTTTCTCTCCTTGGCAATATTTTTGTCTTTCCtgaatgatgtaaatgttggATTGTTAGTCTCAAAATTTCTTTTCACTTTTGGCATACCCTATATTTGATTCTTTCTTCATTTTTCCTAAAGATGTCTAcaatttgatttatatttgcAGGTATCATGTTACTAATTTTTTTGCACCAAGTAGTCGATTTGGAACTCCAGATGATCTCAAGTCCTTGATCGACAAAGCTCATGAGCTGGGTCTACTTGTTCTCATGGATATTGTCCACAGGTTGAAAATTAAGATTCTTGAAGCTGAATCATTTCCATGCATATACACTAATGATAGCATTGAATCTCACCTTTGGCCTTCTGTTCTCTGCATACAGTCATGCATCAAACAATGTCCTAGATGGCCTAAATCAGTTTGATGGAACAGATACACATTACTTCCATGCGGGTTCACGCGGTTATCATTGGATGTGGGATTCTCGCCTTTTTAACTACGGTAGTTGGGAGGTAATGAACAAATTTACATTTTCTTGGCTCGGTATCTCAATtcattttggtcattttttcTGTTGTGTATCTGCTAATCTATTCCTTCCTTTGTATAGGTAGTAAGATTTTTACTTTCAAATGCAAGATGGTGGCTTGAGGAGTACAAGTTTGATGGCTTCCGTTTCGATGGTGTGACATCAATGATGTATACTCACCATGGCTTACAAGTAAGGGAGAGCCTCTAATGCTTGATTCTTTTGAGCCCTTCTTGGTTTGGTGGTGATAATTACAGTATGTCTATATATGCTTTATTAAGAGAACTAGCCACCAGTAGGATTGTACTTCCCTAAGTAAAACTATACATGCTATACAATTACTAGGTTTTCTGATCACACAATATATAGTTTAAGCATTCTGGTAGGCCAAATGGAATGGCCCTATCATGCTGCAAAAAGGATTTAATTACACAGATTTGGCTGTTGGCAGTTGCCACCACCAAACATGTACACAGTAACACAAGACAGATGCCTGTGTTGGACGTTTAGAATGAGCTAATTTATTCCCCTTATCTGCTTTCTTCCAGGTGTCGTTCACTGGGAACTACAATGAATACTTTGGTTTTGCCACCGATGTAGATGCAGTTGTCTATTTGATGCTGGTGAATGATCTTATTCATGGACTTTTTCCTGAGGCTGTGATTATTGGTGAAGATGTAAGTGCCCAAAAAATTGGAGTGATTATTACACCTCTATCTTTATCATGTATCAAATCTTTGCTATTGCATGAACTTGCCCTTGTAATTGTTACATTGTGCTACCATTTTTACAGGTTAGTGGAATGCCAACATTTTGCCTTCCTGTTCAAGATGGTGGTGTAGGTTTTGACTACCGCCTTCACATGGCTGTACCTGACAAGTGGATTGAACTTCTTCAGTAAGTACTTGAAATATCTAACCTTACTGGTTCAGAGCTTTGCTATTGTTCACTTTTGTTGCCTTTGATGGAGAAATATATAAGAATGGAAACGCACATGCCTATAATatctatttattcttttttttattgaaaagcTTATCATAGGGACTTAAAAGATCATCATGGTGTTccatagaaaagaaagaatcaTATTTATTCTTACCAAAATGCTTTCTCCCTGAAATGGTTAGCTatgaaaaattcttttgtacAGTCAGCGTgttaaaaatttctttattcAGGAAGGCTTATAAGTGATATTCAAAGCTCTTTCTCTTAATGTTTGGCACAGATTGAAGGACGAAGATTGGAAGATGGGCGACATTGTCCACACACTTATAAACAGGCGGTGGTCAGAGAAATGTGTTGCTTATGCTGAAAGTCATGATCAAGCTCTAGTTGGCGATAAGACAATTGCATTCTGGCTTATGGACAAGGTGTTTAAAtttctgttttatattttcaaaaatttaatcttcTACAGCAATATATGATGTGCAAATTGCAGGTACCTAGACGGGGACTCTTGTTGCTTCTTTATGAAATGCTACATAACTGACTGCTGACAACCTATAGTTTCATTTAGGACTTTAGAGTCACTTACTATTCAGGTTAATCATAATTGTTTGTTTTTAAGAAACTTCTCTTTCCTTCCTTCTAACTGCCTCTAAGAGGTTTGAGTagctttcttttactttttatttttgaaatcatacTATTATGTTTCCTACTTCTTTCTTGATGTagttctttttctttgaaatttgGTGATTAAAGCAGGTTGTCTCATTTATTAAAGCTTTTGTTACTCTTCCAGGACATGTATGATTTCATGGCTCTGGATAGACCGTCAACTCCACGTATTGATCGTGGAATTGCTTTACATAAAATGATTAGACTAATAACTATGGGTTTGGGTGGAGAAGGATATCTGAATTTTATGGGAAATGAGTTTGGGCATCCAGGTtagtaaatttattttattcatcgGATATGTGAACTGTATATCAATCGTGTGATTATCTTCAATAAGCATCTtacaaattaaagaaatttatTGATTTACTTAATTCTCTGTCGTTGTTTTTCTGTCTGACAGAATGGATAGACTTTCCTAGAGGCGTACAGCATCTTCCCAGTGGCAAAGTGATACCGGGGAACAATTATAGTTTTGATAAATGCCGTCGTCGATTTGATCTTGTAAAGTTTGAATTTGCAActccttttaaaaaaaacttgaacTGCAACCTACTTTTCTCACTATAATAGCGACAAGTAACATTAGAGCACAAAGATGAAACACAGTATTATTGAATGGAATGTTAGTGTCATCTGATGTTCTCTACAACTTCATAGCACCGGCCACGTTAGTATCACCGGTTGTAAAATCTTTGTGAAAATCACTTGTCCAAGTTTACCCTAGTTTTTGTGCAACACACACACGCtgaccaaaagaaaaagaaacacctTACTATGAAATCCTCAAAGAAAGTTATAGAGGGCTAGATTTTTATGTTCCTTCGTAAGGTATAAAATTTGAACTAAAGGTTACTGTGTCTTCTTTTGACTAGGGTAGAAGATGATTAGTTGGGTTCGTTTTAGTTTTTCTTAGCTGTCTTTTTCTTTAACAATTCTCcttgtgaaaataattttcttgctTAGTGGCTTTTTCAGTGGATGGAAGTTTTACCTTTGAGCATGTGCTTCTTATCCAAACAAAAAGCAGTTATATcccatttttaattttaattaactatGCAGGGTGATGCAGATTATCTTAGATATCGTGGAATGCAAGAATTTGATCGGGCAATGCAACATCTTGAGGAAAAATATGGAGTATGTATTGCTTTTTATTGTACATATGTTACCTATGGATGCTAGATCTTGATCTTTTACTTACTAGGGAATTTGTTCATTTGCACTGctgcaatttttcttttttcttgaatGATCTGCTGCAAATTTTAAGTGCTTTTTAATGTTGCCCTAAGTTATCTGGTCTGGATATGCAATGTGGATGCTAAGTGTTGAAAAGGACCATGTAATTGCAGTTCATGACTTCGGAGCACCAGTATATATCGCGGAAAGATGAAGGCGATAGGATCATTATCTTTGAGCGGGGAGATTTGGTCTTTGTTTTCAATTTCCATTGGAGCAATAGTTATTTTGACTACCGAGTTGGTTGCTTAAAGCCTGGAAAATATAAGGTATGCATTTTTCTCCAGTTTTTTTTTGCAAGTCAAGTTTGATTTTCTAATGAATAGAAAGGTCTTGCATCTGTAACTTTTGTATTGCCTTATCGCAGTAGCAAACTcataattataatatgaaatttaCATGTTTAACATGATTTATGTCAATAATTTACTTGCATGTTCCACCAGTGTTTAGTTTTCTTACAATTTTCATTTGAGTTGGGGATATAGAGTTTGAGTAGCGTTAACATTTTCGTGGAATAAGTCTGACTGTTTCTGTTATTCTTTTAGGTAAAGAGTAAAACTGCAAATAATCTAGTATTGGATGTATTACTATTTAGTACTAACCAAATCCCATTATTGAAGTACCGATTGTTAGGATTAGAGCAACGTTAACTCCTCCATACTCACCCCATTAACATGATCCTTTCCTGTTTGTACTACAAGGCTAATCGAATCTGGAAACGTGGTGCTATGTTTTTACGTTAAACCTCTATTCTCCGTATGTTAGTAAACTTTCTACTCAATGTTAGCATAACTTAATgcactattttcttttcttatttaagGTGGTTCTCGACTCTGATGATAAGTTATTTGGTGGATTCGGTCGCATTGATCACAATGCTGATTACTTCAGCAGTGTAAGGCTCTGATAACATAGCCGACCATTCCTTTTTGTGCACTATGAATTTTACTTCATACAAGCAAAAGAAATAACTTATGATCTTTCGACGCTTCACAGGAAGGAACATATGACAACAGGCCTCGGTCATTCTCGGTGTACGCTCCCAGTAGAACTGCTGTAGTGTATGCTCTTTCAGAGGATTGAATTAAGAACACAAGGTAATCATATGGTTTATCTCAAAGTGCCTGTGGGTTCGACAGAGTTCACACCTTGGGTGATCCATTTGAGGTATTTCTACAATGTAAGGTACAGCACCATCGAGTACTCGGCTCTTTCCGGCGAGACATAATCCGTGTACAGATTAAAATCTTTAAGCTCTAATCGAAGGTACTGTAATAAAAATTAGCTCGTTCAGCAGCTGATAGATATTTCCAATGCTTTTCAGTTATGAAGTTTTTCCCCCCTgttcatattttttgttttagttgtagtattttttatataaccTATGCTGAACCATTATTAAAGATCTGCGGTCACGGTATTTCTCTCCACCGTAACAAAATGCTATACGTTAACAGGCACCAGAAGTTAACTAACCTATAGCTGCTTATTCTCAGATTATCATTCCCAGCATCAGAGTTTCGCAACAATGATCGAgtatgataattttattatgcATGATCATTCACGTGGCTTACTTAGATGTGTGTACTTAAAAAGTGTCTGTTCTTTATGAGGGAGTTGTTTTCATAGATTTGTTTTCATAGCTGCCTATGTTTAATTCTGTTGTGGGAGCTAATTCTGTACTGAAACACCGCATCTTTCCTGAAAGAGAGGAGGATTGGTTTCCAAGGCAAATCATGGTATAAATAAACAGTGATAAAATGTCTTTGACGGGTCTCTGCAGTTGCAGAAAAACGAAAATCTATATACATCTAATTAGGGGGAATTTTTAAACCCCGCGGTCATGTTTGCAATTTTCTCACAACTCCTAGcctaatattattatatgagATGGAATTGGTTGCATGTATGAAAGATATCATCACTGCGAAGCGCCTCTTCGGATACCTCATCTAAATAAGATGAAGAGGaatagaatttgaaatttatcaaTGATCCAGCCGTTGTAAATTGCTCGTGGCTGGTAATAATGTTCCGCCTAAGTTTCTTCATCAAAATTACTCGCAACAATAATCACCaccactaattaattatttgggTGGCAATGGTCGCTACGGCAGGTAACGATACCCATGCCCTTACACTTGGGTTTAGACAAATAACGTTTCGCCGTTGGTGCGCGACTGTTGGGATCTTGAGGAATGGAACCTTCAGCTTCCGGTAGATGGAATatttgcttttctcttttttttttttttttttctgataaacttcaaataccacttctctaattttgcactttcttactttattactttatgatttaaagtgcatcaatttagtatcttgtgatttcattttttttcttttcgtcaactccattaatatttcgttaaatcatgTACAGAAAATTTCAGATACGTCATTTAGGTTTATCGGATATTCACTTTGGTACCCTTCAGTTCTAACTTTGttagtaatttaataaaaaaaaatttaataaagaaaataataataataataaaatcataaagTACCAAATTGATGTACtttaaattacataataataaaatgagaaagtgccattatttgaagtttagttattctatttaaatttagaagcGTCCTTGTCATTTCTTCAATATTATCTTGATGTAGTAGTATTTAATAAAGAGCGCAAGGTCACATGTCCATCCTATAACTGGGATGTAAATGCTACACCATAGCTTTCTTATGGTTCTGCCTAGCTCACTCATCCTgccatttttccttttttttttctttttttttttcctttttaactaaaattctGAAGGAGTTTATTTAATCTTGGATTAAGGGGGTATGATATATACTCTCTATAAAGAGTGAAGAGgtagcatttttttaaaaaataaaatagaagacaaatttgttatttattcTATCGGATATTTTGTTAGAAATAATAGAGTCAAATAAGATTTTTTCCAGCATTCAAGTCACCGACATTACTTCTAACCCAAATAGTGATGTTATCAATTGGGCTAATTGTGATATTAATACACAAattcattgaatttgatttttatttattaattaataaatttggtctgcatctacaaaaaaaaaagaagagaatctATTAATATAACCTTCGAATCTAAAGAAAATGAATCTATTAATTGATATCAATCACATTCCTAATCATCAGTTCTGATTCCAAATTCAGAACTCACACAAACATCTAAAATCACCGAGTCTCTccattcttaaaaaaaaaaagaaaaagaaaaaacaaatacaaaacaAATACCTGCAAAATTAGGATAATCTAATATACTGTTCATCACCACTAGAAGAAGAGACAAATCTAAacagtaattaaaaaaaaaaaagtatcccGAACTGTGCGTAATATCTTTATCTTCAGTTCCCCCACTTGTAAGCATGACTCCGCCCACTATGAAAGCGGTTCGAATCTTAATAAAACTCTTCATCTTCGTCTCCTCCTGCGACCCCCACCCACACAGAATTTCCTGAAAAGGAAAATCAATCCATCCATCTCGGAATCACTTTAACCCCTTTACTTGCCTTGCCAGCGAGAAaatatagaaacaaaatttaaaaggtttttaaaaaaggatTAATCAAAGGTGATAAGAAAAGGAGCGCATTAATAAAAGATCACCTTAAAATACTCATTAcatcacagaaaaaaaataaaacgtcGGTGAGAATTCAGAAGCTAAGTCTCTCTTTATTGACAAAGTGTATAGagtcaaaataaattaattatattattttttattaaaaacatataataattttttttttattaattctgATAAAATGACGGAAcaattttattaacaaaaaatatcacatcagcaatataaatattgaattctatatttttttccccctccatCACCCATTCATCCCAACCCCCACCCCcatgcgctctctctctctctctctctctctctctctctctctctctccactgtTGGGGAATTGGGATCGGGACCTTCCGGTTTTGAATCAAATGGCGCTGTGAATGCCCCCCTTAATTCTCGCCCATTCCGATCGTCTATAGCGCTAAATTAGGGTTTCGTTTCTTCAGCAAGGAACCGGAGGCCATGGGCGACTTCGGAGGTGAGCTTCGGAGGGTTTTGTTGCTCCTTTTTGGGTTGCTttgacgaggaggaggaggaggaggaggaggagtgagGCGACGACGACGAAAGGGGAGAGGACGACGATGAAGATGAGGAGGTGGAGGCGAAGCATCGTCAgttccccccctctctctctctctctctccctctcttctgtaaatatttaagcttattttgattcctttCGGTTGGGTTGCGGAAGGGTTTCTGTTGATCTATGAAGCAATCTCACTATTTTACTGTATATATCTGATCGTACTAGCTTGTtctaaaagcttgtcattctaATACTGGAGACTAGGGTTAGCATAAGCATTACCTGTTCttctgttgctgctgctgcttcaaAATTCTGTTTTTTTGAATTGAGACCTCTTCAACTATAGACCGTTTTGAAATAGTCCTAGTTAgttaagttgaaaattttggtaaatttatGGCTCTATCATCTATTAGTAATTATTATTccaattttatttgctaaaaagtgATTAAAGCTATTAGTTTGATAGAATCACTGGCAAATTTTATGAAGTCCCCAATTTATTTGACTAtatcatacaaataaaaaaaaaattaaggtaatgtcagcaatatatatatatatatatatatatatatatatatatagagagagagagagagagagagagagagagagagagagagagagagagtgagctggtatgcttttggaagcacggagccctccgtgcttccaagttgttttcgatgttNagagagagagagagagagagagagagagagagagagagttaggctcctatgctttcgaaagtacggaagactctgtgcttgtaagttgttttcgattatggGATATCCGATtcagcgatcggttccgttagacatgatctatgctattaaaactatctagaaaccaaatttcataattttttgacttcgtttg
This DNA window, taken from Ananas comosus cultivar F153 linkage group 21, ASM154086v1, whole genome shotgun sequence, encodes the following:
- the LOC109726680 gene encoding 1,4-alpha-glucan-branching enzyme 1, chloroplastic/amyloplastic isoform X2 — translated: MSFALSGIRFPAAVRGTGLAARSGANGDRRSGVDLSLMLLRKETFKPRSIFGGSSIDCLSSSVTVAASGKVLIPGGQSDGLSSSADSVADEQASDDLQEEPVDTVEVMYEGSMKEGGKESVTSQAKNSVEVVEEKPRSIPPPGNGQRIYDIDPLLRGHHAHLDYRYSQYRKMRALIDQNEGGLELFSRGYENFGFHRSADGIVYREWAPGAKAAALIGDFNNWNPNADVMTRNEFGVWEIFLPNNADGSPPIPHGSRVKIHMDTPSGVKDSIPAWIKFSVQAPGEIPYNGIYYDPPEEEKYVFQHPQPKAPKSLRIYESHVGMSSPEPKINTYASFRDDVLPRIKKLGYNAVQIMAIQEHSYYASFGYHVTNFFAPSSRFGTPDDLKSLIDKAHELGLLVLMDIVHSHASNNVLDGLNQFDGTDTHYFHAGSRGYHWMWDSRLFNYGSWEVVRFLLSNARWWLEEYKFDGFRFDGVTSMMYTHHGLQVSFTGNYNEYFGFATDVDAVVYLMLVNDLIHGLFPEAVIIGEDVSGMPTFCLPVQDGGVGFDYRLHMAVPDKWIELLQLKDEDWKMGDIVHTLINRRWSEKCVAYAESHDQALVGDKTIAFWLMDKDMYDFMALDRPSTPRIDRGIALHKMIRLITMGLGGEGYLNFMGNEFGHPEWIDFPRGVQHLPSGKVIPGNNYSFDKCRRRFDLGDADYLRYRGMQEFDRAMQHLEEKYGFMTSEHQYISRKDEGDRIIIFERGDLVFVFNFHWSNSYFDYRVGCLKPGKYKVVLDSDDKLFGGFGRIDHNADYFSSEGTYDNRPRSFSVYAPSRTAVVYALSED
- the LOC109726680 gene encoding 1,4-alpha-glucan-branching enzyme 1, chloroplastic/amyloplastic isoform X1, which produces MSFALSGIRFPAAVRGTGLAARSGANGDRRSGVDLSLMLLRKETFKPRSIFGGSSIDCLSSSVTVAASGKVLIPGGQSDGLSSSADSVADEQASDDLQVLQEEPVDTVEVMYEGSMKEGGKESVTSQAKNSVEVVEEKPRSIPPPGNGQRIYDIDPLLRGHHAHLDYRYSQYRKMRALIDQNEGGLELFSRGYENFGFHRSADGIVYREWAPGAKAAALIGDFNNWNPNADVMTRNEFGVWEIFLPNNADGSPPIPHGSRVKIHMDTPSGVKDSIPAWIKFSVQAPGEIPYNGIYYDPPEEEKYVFQHPQPKAPKSLRIYESHVGMSSPEPKINTYASFRDDVLPRIKKLGYNAVQIMAIQEHSYYASFGYHVTNFFAPSSRFGTPDDLKSLIDKAHELGLLVLMDIVHSHASNNVLDGLNQFDGTDTHYFHAGSRGYHWMWDSRLFNYGSWEVVRFLLSNARWWLEEYKFDGFRFDGVTSMMYTHHGLQVSFTGNYNEYFGFATDVDAVVYLMLVNDLIHGLFPEAVIIGEDVSGMPTFCLPVQDGGVGFDYRLHMAVPDKWIELLQLKDEDWKMGDIVHTLINRRWSEKCVAYAESHDQALVGDKTIAFWLMDKDMYDFMALDRPSTPRIDRGIALHKMIRLITMGLGGEGYLNFMGNEFGHPEWIDFPRGVQHLPSGKVIPGNNYSFDKCRRRFDLGDADYLRYRGMQEFDRAMQHLEEKYGFMTSEHQYISRKDEGDRIIIFERGDLVFVFNFHWSNSYFDYRVGCLKPGKYKVVLDSDDKLFGGFGRIDHNADYFSSEGTYDNRPRSFSVYAPSRTAVVYALSED